Proteins found in one Micropterus dolomieu isolate WLL.071019.BEF.003 ecotype Adirondacks linkage group LG10, ASM2129224v1, whole genome shotgun sequence genomic segment:
- the vrtn gene encoding vertnin: MIQRKEVMLSVLRELQEATESSGLDTLTRVALEVDQVLAPFQLPRTPCQDFPEWAGVDDTARGLYPTDAPLGLLPLNCKGEGNVLFDAVSMLLVGNTELSLELQVRTVVEMVLWKRYYLSGMIDSKVMLQAVRFSLCAEESQDMLNLPVTVLEAIFDADVKASCFPGSYANMWHVYALSSVLHFNIYSIYPMFNLKIRPYFNRVICPRTRPKDSETLTLHIMWSGELQSESLFRPNHFVALVQISDLPIGSPDSEQRESPLKSEELLNQDSQLSYLSLKDKYNITKRTFYRWKRQTQEHCKKSAARYEAKYFLQACYLEGKLIPLHQFKEFFPEISRSSYYNWKHELLKSGGTFSTSSSAGEISPGESTEQEAWSSPEAKQDHEPDHHDSVAGMFGLSLGKLDLDRAQNVAHMQEAKRCLQNCIAMNASLPFRIFKRNFPGISRSTYYNWRREAMLFNGGYKGSVGSSEDSSDADKSHSPKSLLPFLPTATQPVVARTRICRRKHRSFRLAYLSKKQLRDAAKLHVQKSKWSLTKFKLKFPSMSPCFYWLWRSSQNRKKKMLTQSAVVNLPESLENTLTENKIMERRMDTQHVLPFVESPQYLESSSVPSFDGRHSKHTLHSKAPIDEQMFAMDVVALANFKAKAKLFLQQRFEEKSFPTFKEFRSYFPFTPRSTYYMWKRALHHGVSLVHG; this comes from the exons ATGATTCAGAGGAAGGAGGTCATGCTTTCTGTGCTTAGGGAGCTCCAGGAGGCCACAGAGAGCTCTGGCCTGGACACCCTGACCAGAGTGGCCCTGGAGGTGGACCAGGTTCTGGCTCCCTTCCAGCTCCCAAGGACCCCCTGTCAGGATTTCCCTGAGTGGGCAGGCGTGGATGACACGGCTCGTGGCCTGTATCCAACCGATGCACCCCTGGGCCTCCTGCCTCTAAACTGCAAGGGAGAGGGCAACGTACTGTTCGATGCTGTTAGCATGCTGTTAGTGGGCAACACTGAACTGAGCTTGGAGCTACAG GTACGGACAGTAGTGGAAATGGTGTTGTGGAAGAGATACTACCTGTCTGGAATGATCGATTCAAAAGTGATGCTTCAAGCGGTTCGCTTCAGTCTCTGTGCCGAAGAGTCTCAGGACATGCTCAACCTGCCTGTAACAGTCTTGGAGGCCATCTTTGATGCAGATGTCAAAGCATCCTGCTTCCCCGGCTCCTACGCCAACATGTGGCATGTGTATGCCCTGTCATCTGTCCTGCATTTCAACATCTACTCCATCTACCCAATGTTCAATCTCAAGATCCGACCCTATTTCAACCGTGTCATATGTCCAAGGACCAGGCCGAAAGACTCTGAGACACTAACCCTCCACATCATGTGGTCTGGTGAGCTGCAGTCCGAGTCTTTGTTCAGGCCAAATCATTTTGTGGCACTAGTCCAGATAAGTGACCTCCCTATCGGAAGCCCTGACAGTGAGCAGAGGGAGTCGCCACTCAAGAGCGAGGAGCTGCTGAACCAGGACTCGCAGCTTTCTTACCTAAGTCTAAAGGACAAGTACAACATCACCAAGAGGACCTTCTACCGCTGGAAGAGGCAGACGCAGGAGCACTGCAAAAAGTCAGCAGCCAGGTACGAGGCAAAGTATTTCCTGCAGGCCTGCTACCTGGAGGGCAAACTCATCCCTCTGCACCAGTTTAAAGAGTTTTTCCCAGAGATCTCAAGGTCGTCTTACTACAACTGGAAACACGAGCTTCTGAAATCCGGAGGAACCTTCTCCACCTCATCATCGGCCGGAGAGATCAGTCCTGGAGAGAGCACGGAACAGGAGGCCTGGTCTTCACCTGAAGCAAAGCAGGACCACGAGCCAGACCACCACGACAGCGTGGCCGGTATGTTTGGCCTCAGCCTCGGCAAGCTGGATCTGGACCGGGCCCAGAATGTCGCTCATATGCAGGAAGCTAAGCGCTGTCTGCAAAACTGCATTGCTATGAACGCCTCCCTCCCCTTCAGGATCTTCAAAAGAAATTTCCCAGGGATCTCCAGATCAACCTACTACAACTGGAGGAGAGAGGCCATGCTGTTTAACGGAGGTTACAAAGGCAGTGTTGGCAGCAGTGAGGACAGCTCAGATGCAGACAAGAGTCACAGTCCAAAAAGTCTTTTGCCCTTCCTGCCCACCGCCACCCAGCCTGTTGTAGCCAGAACAAGGATCTGCAGGCGAAAACACAGAAGTTTCAGGCTGGCATACCTGAGCAAAAAGCAGCTCAGAGATGCTGCAAAGCTGCATGTCCAGAAGTCCAAATGGTCCCTGACAAAGTTCAAGCTCAAGTTCCCTTCCATGTCACCGTGTTTCTACTGGCTGTGGCGCAGCAGTCAGAACCGGAAGAAGAAGATGCTCACACAGAGTGCAGTGGTTAACCTTCCTGAGAGTCTGGAGAACACTCTTACAGAGAACAAGATtatggagaggaggatggaTACTCAGCATGTGCTTCCATTTGTTGAGAGTCCTCAGTATCTAGAAAGTTCCTCAGTGCCCTCCTTTGATGGCCGACACTCAAAGCACACCCTTCACAGCAAGGCTCCCATAGATGAGCAGATGTTTGCGATGGATGTTGTGGCTCTGGCCAACTTCAAGGCCAAGGCCAAGCTGTTTCTGCAGCAGCGCTTTGAGGAGAAATCCTTCCCCACATTTAAAGAATTCAGGTCTTACTTCCCCTTTACTCCACGCTCGACGTACTACATGTGGAAGCGGGCTTTGCATCATGGGGTGTCACTGGTTCATGGGTAA